ATAATGGTGCTGTCATTGCTACCTATTATCTGATTATCTTAAGTAAAAACCGACGATTATTGCCATAAACTAGAACGATAGTGCATTTGAACTATAAAATTAATAGGGAATTTACTTATGTTATCTAGTAAAAGATATTAATAAATCAAATTTAGATGCACTCCAATACTTAATAGTAGTATGCTTAAACATAATATAAATCAAATGTTAAGCTTTTCTTTACGAGCTTTTTGCAATTTATGGTATTAAATAAAAGACTAATTATAAAAGTCTATTTACCAATTTGTCTGAGTGAAATTACTTAAATAATACAACAAGTAATAATAAGCTAGTTGCCATTCCTAGAAAATTTCTCATCTTGATTTGAGGGTAACTAATGTCATTGGACGAAATTGCTGTTATTAAATACATTAGTAAGGACATCAATACAATATAGGCTCTTACAAACTATTCATTTTTTATAAAAAATATTAGAAATACTAGTAGCAGTCCTAAATCACTCGTGAAAAGTTAGATCCCCGACTTCTCAAAGAAGTCGGGGATCTGGACACTGCGAATTTTCACAAATCAGATAGGATTGCTATATAATCTAGAAAATTAAATTATCTTATTGCTGGAAGGAAGTATTCATAAAAAAAGGGAGTTGTTAGCTCCCTTACTTATTTGTAGTTTTGAAACCGCAATCTTAAATAGATGCTTTTTTAAATTTGCGTTGCGTAGCAAACACACCAGCAACACCCAACAGACCAAGCATTAATGATGGTTCTGGGACTGAGCTTGAAGGAGGCGTGGAAGCGATATATCCCGGTGTCTTCCAAGTGTAATATGCACTGTAGGATAACTTGTCATCAGAGGCTGTAATTCCTGATGCAGTGGGATTAAAGCCGTAAGCGTAGGAGGTTGTACCACCAGTAACTACTTTGGCAATTTCACTAACTCCGATTGGATCTTTGTAGGCATTTAATGTCGCTTGGAAGTTGAGGAGGTCTCTCAATGATATCAGTTTTTGCTGGGTTGACACTGACAGTAATGGAGATAATAAAATCTTGTCAACATCTGAAGCGCTTACAGTGTCTAATGTTTTGCTTCCCAATACTAATTTCAGGGTTGGATTTGTTGCAACTGCATTCCACGCAATATCAAGATTACTCTTAATTGTATCTGAAAGTTTGGTCTTTACATCCAAATTACCAACCAATTGCAGTTGTACACCGCCATTTTGACCGAATTGGAAGCCACCAATGTTAGGATCTCCTATACCCAATGAAGGAAAAGAACTTATTATTGATGATTTGGTAGTGTCTGAAAACCCATTCCACACTGACTGGAATGGAGTATAGGCATTTAACAAATCACTCACCCATTGGGAACCAAAACTACTCCAGTCAGCAGCAGTGACACTGCTAACGGTAGCACTGTATTTTCCTTCTGTAGCGGTGAAGCCAACGTTAGAATCTGGGGTTTCGGTACTATACCAAAGCTCGACGTTAGAAGTGGGGTCGCTATCTGTCAAAGCTTTGATGGCAGCGTCAGTACCACCTTGTACATTCCCTCTAGTGAAGGTACCATCTGAGCCGCCATTGTAAGTGTTAATTTCTGCTGTATTATTGAAGCTAAAAGATGTAGCGTGTGCTGGAGCAGTGGCAAGAGCGCTCATACCAATAGCCATTGAAGTGCCAATTACAAGTTTCTGGAAATTCATTTTCATTTTTTCAAGTCTCTGTCAGTTTGGAAGTTAAGTTTTAAACTATTGCCGTTTATAGACTTGGGCTGTCTTGACTACAAGCTTTTGGCAATACGTGGGCTTGAAAACGCCACCTGTATTGTTAGCTATCTTTGGTAGCTTTGCGTACAAACCTACTTTAAGAGACGGGGAGACTTGATTGGGTAAAGTTCCGGCTGATTATAAATAAAAGAATGACTAATATTTCTATATCTTCATACGTTTAATTACTTGTTCTTCTGGTTTTTTATAGCAATAAATATTACGTTAAGTTATTTTAAGATTAAGTATAATACGGTCATTAACAAAGGCGCATAGATGTGCGCCCTTGCTGCGTCTTAGATCCATAGACTTCGCGGCAAAAAATCTTTGATGTTCAGCTTGGGAAAAAATTTAATGAAGGAACTGAGAAATTTTTTCCACAGCAGCTTCTAACAAAGGTGGCTCATGTACCAAGGCAAAACGGACATACCCTTCGCCTGATTTGCCAAAGCCAGCACCTGGTGAAGCAGCTACACCCGTTTGTTTAACTAACTGAGTACAAAATTCTATGGAGTTTTGACTCCAAGGTGAGGGTAATTTTGCCCAGATGTACATTGTGGCTTTGGGAGTAGGAACATTCCAGCCAATGCGGTGTAAAGCTGTGATGAAAGTATCACGGCGCTGCTGGAAGGTAGCGACAGCAGATTTTACGCCGATTTGAGGGCCAGTTAGGGCTGCGATCGCACCATTCAAAATTCCTCGATACTGATTAAAATCAACGGCGGCTTTTACCTGGCGTAAGGCGTTAATTAACTCAGCATTACCAATGGCGTAGCCAATACGGAAGCCGCCCATATTGTAGGACTTGGAAAGGGTAAAAAATTCAATCGAGACGCTTTTCTCTGGATCGGCTTGCAGAATTGAGGGAATTGGGCATTGGGCATTGGTTATTTCCTTGTCTCCCTCATCTCCCCACTCCCCAGTTTCTGCAAATACTAAATCTACATAAGGGAAATCGTGAACCAGGGCGAGATTGTGTAGTTGACAGAAGGCGACAGCTTCTTGGAAGAAAGATATTGGAGCGATCGCGGCGGTGGGATTGTGAGGATAACTTAATACCATCATCCGCGACTGAGCTAAAACTGGGGCAGGAATATCAGCAAACACTGGTAAAAAAGCGTTTTCTGCCCGTAATGGCATCGGGTAGATTTGACCGCTGGCTAGATAGACTCCCCCCGCATGAGAGGGATAACCAGGATCGAGCAACAGGGCAAAATCTCCGGGATTGAGCAATGCTAGGGGTAAATGGGCTGTACCTTCTTGAGAACCAATCAGAGGTAGTACCTCAGTTTGGGGATCGACTTTGATCCCAAATTTTTGCTCGTACCAGCTAGCTGCGGCTTCACGAAACCCAAGGGTTCCATTAAACAACAGATAGCCGTGGGTACTGCGATCGTGGAGAGATTGGGCGATCGCCTCGATGACGTGTGCCTCAGCAGGTAAATCAGAAGACCCCAACGACAAATCAATTACTTCTTGTCCAGAGGCCAAAGCGATCGCCTTGGCTCTGTCCATATCAGCAAATACATTAGATCGCAGGGGTTGTAAACGCTTTGCAAATTGCATATTAGTCATTAGTAATTAGTCATTAGCTATGGACTATTGACTAATTAGCATTTAAGTGGGTATCTAAGAGTTCGAGTAATTTATCTTTACCGATGACTCCCTCAGTCGAAATTAAAACTTCCTGGCCCTGAAATAGTCTGAGGGCTGGTACGCCTTCCACTTGGTACTGCTTAACAGTGAGTGGATTGGGGTCAATTTCCATTTTCACGACTTTGAGGCGATCGCTATATTTAGTAGCAGCTAAGTTAATCATGGGCGACATCAATTGACAAGGCCCACACCAGGAAGCCCAAAAGTAAACTAATACAGGCTGTTCAGCTTTTAACACTTCTGTTTCAAACTCAGCATCAGTTATGGTGATTACAGCCTTACTCATTGCAGTCTCCATCAGGTGGCGATCGAAGTTGGCACACACAATACTTTATCCCAAAGTCGTCAATAGTCCATAGTCAATAATTTATAGTTATTAAGACTCTTAACTATTGAATAATGATGTAAAATCCCACAACCAACAGGCGTGGGACTGACTCAAATAAGTTTTTTGGCAATTTTATAGTTGATCCAATTGCTTGCGTAAAGAATCTAACTCAGCATCAACCACCTCATTAGACTTAGGAGCAGCAGTTTGTTGTTGTGGTGGCAGTTGGGGTTGATTTTGTGGAGTAGCGGGTGGTAGCATTTGCGCTTTCAAAGCTGCCAATTCATCATCAACATCGCTACTACCTTCCAAGCGAGCAAATTGGCTTTCTAAATCTGCACCTGCTAACTCTCCTGCGGACTGAGCCCGGGCTTCTTGCATCAAGACTTTTTCTTCCATCCGCTCGAAGGCAGACATTGCACTGCTGGTATTCATGCCACTGACCATGTTTTGCAGTTGCTCTTGGGCTTTGGCAGTGGTGATTCTAGCTCTGAGCATTTCTTTCTTAGTTTTAGCCTCAGAAATCTTGCTTTCCAGCTGGATTAAGTTCCGCTTGAGGGTTTCAACTTGAGTGCTTTGGGTATCTAAACTAGATTTGAGGGCGGCGCTGGTATCAGTATAAGTTTTTTTGCGCTCTAGGGCTTGTCGTGCTAAGTTCTCATCACCTTTTTGTAGGGCTAATTGGGCATTGCGTTGCCACTTATTGATTTCATTTTGGGCATCATTATACTGTTTCTCACTGCGTTTTTGGGCGGCGATCGTCTGGGCTACTCCCTGACGCAGCTGTACCAAGTCTTCCTGCATTTCCAGGATGGCTTGTTCTAACATTTTTTCGGGGTCTTCGGCTTTGTTAACCAGGTCGTTGAGGTTAGAACTAACTACTCGCTTAATGCGATCGAATAATCCCATAACTTTGTTTTTCCTTGTTTGGTTTACGCCTTGGGTTGGACAGTTAGCTTTTTTACTTTTTAATAGCTACCTATTTCAATGTAATCTTTCCGGTTTGAATCAGTACCTTCTCACAACTCTTAATTGTTAAGATATCTCTAAACTGGGGTAATTAGCCGCACTTCAGGAGTCTTGAGTTTTGGGTAACTGCTGTTGGGGAGGCTGTGCTGTATTCTGGCTGTCCTCGGTGAGGGGACTGTTATGCTGTGTGTTTTCTGCCTGATTTAAAACCTGCATCTTCATCGCTGCTAATTCAGCATCCACATTATTAGATTCTAAAGAAGTAAATTGTGTTTCCAAATCGTCGCTACCGAGTTGTGCGATGGCTTCTGAATGAGCTTCTATTTGCAAAACTTTTTCTTCCATCCGCTCAAAGGCGCTTAGGCTGCTGGTAGCAGAACCAGTACCGAGCATTTCCTGGAGACGATAAGAGGCTTCCGCAGAACGGGCGCGAGCAATATACATATCTTTTTTTGTTTTCGCCTCGGCAATTTTTAATTCTAGCGATCGCATATCCTTTTTTAGCCTAGCGACTATATCGTTTTGCTGCTCTATCTGGGAAAATAGGGCTGTAGTGGTTTCTTTATAAGCCTGGCGCTTAGTCAAAGCTTCGCGTGCTAGAGGTTCATTGCCTTGTTGCAGGGCTAATTGGGCGCGGCGATACCATTCTTCTGTTTGAGACTGAGCCGCCGCCGCCTGTCGTTCAGTCCGTTTTTGGGTAGCGATCGCTTGTGCTACACCCTGCCGCAATCGCACCAGATTTTCTTGCATCTCCAGAACAGTTTTCTCGAGAATCTTTTCTGGATCTTCTGCACCCCGGATCAAACTATTGAGATTAGCGCGAATCACCCGCAAGATACGCTTGATTAATTCCATGTCGGCTCTCCATTCACGAAACTCAATGCTGTTAGCGATAGCGGGGCGCGGAGATTTTTGCAACTCACGGCTACTGAACCCTTGCCTTAATTCCCTTTGCCTGTAATAATTTCATCTGTTTTTGTACTTGCTCTTTAGTCTTAAAAGCACCCAGATAAATCAATTGTTTGTCGAGTGATAAATAAGCATCGGGAACTACTTGCCGTGCCGAGTCTAAAACCGCGCCTTTATTATCTATCACTATATGATAGAACCCATCTGTTCCTGGTTTAATTTCTGCATTCGCCTTTGGTGGGGTTGCGATTGGTTTGGGCGAGGTTTTTGTCGTTGAAGTCGGAGGCAAATTCAACAGAGGCAAGGTTTGTACCGTCGTCGGTACTGGTGCTGAAGCGATCGGATTTGTCGGTTTTAGGGCTGTGTTGGGCACTGGCAATACCGCTTGCGGATTTGCAGGGTTTTGGGGAACGACTGGGTTAGGCACTACTGCGAGGGTTGGCTGGACTTTAGGTTCTAAGCCGACTACATCATTAGGATCTCTGACTTCAGGAAACTCTTGAGTCGCTAGATTAGGATACTTGGGTATAGATGTGCTTGGTGGCTGGATCTGCTGAGGTTGGACATTACTCCCAACTTGCTCAGTATTTTCTGGTGTGGGAGACGAGTTCCTGTTAAACAAATTGGCTAAATTCCATTGTGATAAGCCTTTGGGATTGAACACGACATAACCCAAGGTAAGACTTGCTAGTAATAGTAGCAACATTGAGCCGATGCCTAAAGGTGATAGCAGACTGTCGCTAGAATTGCTTGGTGTCTTGGTTTCTGATTGTTCTTCTGTCAGACTTCGCAGAAGTGCTTCACTAGATTCTAAATAGTCATCTGGGTGCTTAGGGGTGTTATCTGGCTGCAAGAGATTTTCGCTTTTAGTATTTTTAACAATTGCTGACACGATGCTGCTACTAAAGTTGGGCGGCGGCGGTGGAAGTTGAGTTTGGGTTTTAGTAGAATCGGGAGTGGAGGGCACATTGATATTGTTTAGTTCTTCTGTATCTGTCGTAGCTGGTGCTGGGTTCATCTCAAGATTCACAGCTACAGAAGATACTGGTGGTACGTCAATTTTTACTGTGGCTGGTTTTACTGTAGCTGGCGCTGGGGTTCCCGGATGATTCACAGGTACAGATGCAGACGGCAAGTTAGTTTTAATTTCCCTTACTGATGACGGAATTGGGCCCGATGTTGTAGGAATGACAGTCAAAGACTGGGCTTGACTGCTCATGTAACTTGCAACACGGCGCTGGTTCGATGACACCACACCATTTCGCATACGTCGGTATCGAGCTAATTCTTGATCTAGCGGCACCTCTAAACTCGCTAGTGCTGCTGCTAGTGCTGGTTTCAATCCAGGTGTTTTAGACGATTGAGTACTGGAAGTACCGGAATCGTTTAGGGGGTTTTGAGTCATTGCCTCTGTGCCTCAAACTTAGATTGCTGGAATTAACTTTAGATATATTTGTGACAATAGTAGCGGAAATTATTTAAATAGATAGATTAGGAATTGGGCATAGTTATTCTCCTTATCGTCTTGTTTTTCTGATTTCCCTCATGTAGAGACGCGATTAATCGCGTCTCTACTCCTTACTCAGCACTTTTAATTATGTCGTTGAAATCAATTAATGAAATTTTAGGCGTTCTAGAAAAACAGGCTAAATGGCAGGAGCAACCATTTCAACACTTACTTAAATGTTGGGCAGAAGTTGTTGGGCTAGTAGTTGCGGCAAACACTCGACCATTGTCGATTCAACGCGATGTTTTATCGGTAGCAACTTCTAGTGCTGCTTGGGCACAAAACCTGACCTTTGGTCGTACGTCTCTGCTTTTAAAGTTGAATAAAAAGTTGCTAACTCCTTTGGTTGATATTCGCTTCTCTACTGCTAACTGGCAGAATCCATCTGTGGAGAGAAAACAGCAACAAACAGTTTCGCCTCATGAGCATCCTAGTTATCTTGGTGATGAGATTAGCCGCTCTGATGTTACACCCACCAAGGATGTGAATACTGCTTTTGGGCATTGGACGAAGATCATGCGATCGCGATCGCATGGCTTACCCCTTTGTCCCCAATGTCAATCTCCTACACCATCGGGTGAACTCCAGCGATGGCAAGTCTGTTCTATCTGTGCTGCTAAAAAGTTTTAAATTTTTCTATCCTAGCAGAAGTTATTCGGAAGTAACCACTTACTCGTCACATAAAATATTTTTGATTCTTTAGAAAAAATATATTTTACTGCTAAATTCTGGCTAATGTGGTAAGCAACGCAGACGATTTATCTGAAATTCTATGTTTGAAGTCATCCTTAAGGATGAAGTTAAAAGGCTAGATAAATCAAAAGCCTTACTTTTCATCTTGATCCCTAATAATTTTTAGACGAAATCTATATGTAACCACTTTCATGATTATTTAAATATATAACAAGATTATAAAAATATCCTGAAGTTTATTTTTTACTTGGGATCGCTGAAACCTATAGATAATAATGTTTTTTTGGCTCTTATCCATCTTTATATATAGAAGCAGAATAGAAGGGTGAAATTCAGCTAGAAACGTCCCTAAAGATGAATCCAAATGAAACCCATTAAATTTTTAGCATCTGCCTGTAAATATTGCCGTCATTACCAGCCAGAAGGTCGCCGTGGCGGAATGTGCCAGCAGTTGGGAGCGCCAGTTCAAGCGACTTGGAAGGCTTGCTCTTTGGCGCTCCCACCTTTTGCACCTTCTTGGGAAACTTTGGAAGATGCTTGGACTTTGCCGGATGCAACACCAGTGTTAGCTTGTTCTCATTCCCTCGCCTCAGATGTAGACAATACTGCTCTTGCCCCCATAGAGGAAATAACTGCCTCCATATCCGAACAGGTAAAGACTAACGCGATGGTTAGTTAGTCATCCATTATTACTAGACTGAGTTTGTAGTCTGTTTAAAATAAGATTTGTTTTTAAGGTTTTTAGTGCTGTAAAAGTTTACATTTATAAAAATCGCACCTCAATCAAGGGTGCGATTTTTACAATTCTAAGGTAGCCAAGGAAAAGAGCGAAAATCTGGTGGACGCTTTTCTAGAAAGGCTTGTTTGCCCTCAGACCCTTCTTCTGTCATGTAATAAAGTAGGGTGGCATTGCCAGCTAGCTCTTGTAAACCAGCTTGTCCGTCACAATCAGCATTGAAGGCGGCTTTGAGACATCGAATTGCGATCGGACTTTTTTCTAAAATCTCCTGCGCCCATTGAATACCTTCCGCTTCTAGTTGTTCCACTGGGACAACACAATTAATTAAACCCATTTCTAGAGCTTGTTGGGCATCATATTGGCGGCAGAGAAACCAAATCTCTCTAGCTTTTTTTTGTCCCACAATGCGGGCGAGATAGCTGGCTCCAAAACCACCATCGAAACTACCGACTTTGGGGCCAGTTTGTCCAAAAATGGCGTTATCGGCAGCGATGGTAAGGTCGCAAATCAAGTGTAAGACGTGTCCACCACCGATCGCATATCCAGCCACTAAAGCAATCACCACTTTCGGCATAGAACGAATCAGGCGTTGTAAGTCCAGCACATTCAAGCGAGGGATGCCAGTGTTATCGACATAACCAGCATGTCCGCGTACACTTTGATCGCCACCAGAACAGAAGGCATATTTACCATCAGTATGCGGCCCATAACCAGTAAATAGAACAACACCAATAGTAGTATCTTCACGAGCATTACAGAAAGCATCGTACAGTTCAAAGACTGTTTCAGGACGGAAAGCATTGCGTTTGTGGGGACGGTTGATGGTGATTTTTGCAATGCCATCAGTTTTTTGATACAGGATGTCTTCGTAGGTTTTGGCAGTTTGCCAGTTAATTTGCATTGGTATGAAGTGCGCTATTGTGCTTGAGAATTTTATCGCGGACGTAGGGACATGCGATACCTGCGGTGGGCTACACCTACGCTAAAAGGCGTTGCTGAATGTAGAATTCCTATAGGAATACTTATTATTAAATTAGATATACAGTTGAGCCTCAAATAGCTGTATAGTTAGTAAATGTCGCAGCCGATACATTTTTTGAGGAAATAGGCTATTGAGTAGGAGCTAAGACTCAAGAGCTTTCTTCTTCCTCCTTAAGTTATCTACTGTAGCTACCAACTTTCTTTTTAGGATTTCGACATCTCTACCCCTAATGCTGATTGACCCTTGGAGTTCGCATAGCATCTTTGACAGGAGAGGAGTTAACCAAAAAACGGGATAAAAAGCATAACTTTAAGTCAGGCGATCGCAGATTATTTAACTTTTGCCAAAGGAAATAGACAATTTTGTATTTGAATACAAATAATATTTCTCTAGAGTTATTTCTCTCTGATGATACAAAAATAACAGTATTTTAGGTTTTGCGATCGCCACCAAACCTAAAATTATTTTTAACTTGACTATAACTTAGCGGAACTAAAGCTAATTTAATAACTCTTGTCACTTTTCGTTAGTAGTAATAGTTTCAAGCGTTTTTACCTTTAATAATATAGTTGTGTTTATTCCTGCCAAATCAATTATTAGTTTGCAGTTAAATAAATCAGCAAATATTAAATTAGTGAAATGCGTCTAAATACTACACTAAATCGAGGGGATTCTCGTACTTTAATGAATTATTAATTACTGGAAAATAAGCCTTGCTATTAAATATTAAATATGTCATATTAGATACTTAAATTGAGAATCAGTAATATTTACAATAATGTTAACAACATCTCTAAGAATGCTGAATGAGCATTATCAATTTCTCAACAACGAAGGTGAAGATGTTATTCAAGGATTAACTCAAAGTCCCAAAACTTTACCCCCTAAATATTTTTACGACGATCGCGGTTCAGAATTATTTGAAAAAATATGTGAACTACCAGAATATTACCCAACACGAACGGAAGCATGGATTTTGCAGCAATATGCCGATGAAATAGCTCAGATAACAGGTAATTGTGAACTTGTAGAATTAGGTAGTGGCAGTTCTACAAAAACTCTCTTTTTGTTAGATGCTTACCAAAAAATTGCTAGTTCCTGTAGATATATACCCATTGATGTTAGTCATGGAATCTTAAAATCTAGCGTACTAAAGCTACAACAAAAATATCCGAATTTCTTTGTTGAAGGATTAATAGGAACTTATGAACAAGCCTTGATGAAGCTAGAATCAACATTTGCATCATCACGGATGATTTTTTTCTTGGGCAGTTCTCTTGGTAATTTTAACCCACAAGAATGTGATGATTTTTTAAAACAAATTACTAGGACTTTACAACCAAGTGACTACTTTCTTTTGGGGATTGATTTACAAAAACCTAAAGAAATTTTGGAGCCGGCTTATAACGATAGTCAGGGAGTAACTGCTGCTTTTAACTTGAATATTCTTTCCCATTTAAATTGGCGTTTTCAAGGGAATTTTGACCTCAACTTATTCAATCACCAAGCTATTTATAATCAAAGTGATGCTCAAGTTGAGATGTACCTGCATTGTCAAAAGAGTCATGAGGTATCTCTAGAAGCCCTAGATTTACAAGTTTTATTTGCTGATGGAGAGAGCATTCTCACCGAAATTTCGCGCAAGTTTGATTTACTAAAGATGCAAAAACAACTTGAGACACACGGGCTTAAGACCGTGAAAATTTGGACAGATCCCAAGCAGTGGTTTGGGTTAATTCTTTGTCAAGCTTAAGTTTTGCTTCATCGTTCTATAACAGCAATTTAGTTATATCATGAACAGTCTTCAATCTACTTATCCGCCAAAACTAGATAGTTGCGATCGCCAAGTTATTCTCGATTACTTTGAAAATGCTTGGCAACTGGAAGATATATTATGGAAAAGTGTGATTGGTGAGGATACATTTTACCTCAATCCCGATCCTCTGAGAAATCATCTAATTTTTTATCTGGGACATTCGGCTGTTTTCTACATCAATAAATTAATTCAGGTAGGATTATTAGAAAAACGCCTTAATCCAGACTATGAAATCCTCTTTGAAATTGGAGTTGATCCAGCGATACCAGAGGAATTAAATGAAGCGATCGCTCATCTGGAATGGCCGCAAGTTGCACAGACTTGGGAGTATCGAGAACAAGCATATTCGGTAATTTGCGAAGTCATTAAAACCACCCCCATTACTCTGCCAATTCATCCCACTGATCCCCTTTGGGCTTTAATGATGGGGATTGAACATCAGCGTATTCACATTGAAACCTCGTCGATGTTAATTCGCCAACTACCAATTGAGAGAGTCAAACGTCCCCAAAACTGGCAATATGCTCCTTTTAATGGTTACACTCCTCAAAACGAAATGATAAAAGTTGCTGGTGGGGTAGTAAAACTGGGTAAAGCCTTTGACGATGTGACCTATGGATGGGATATTGATTATGGCGATCGCACCGTTGAAGTTGCACCTTTTTTTGCCAGTAAATATCTGATTACCAATTCCGAATTTATCTATTTTGTCAAGGCTGGTGGCTACGAAAATCAAGAATATTGGGATGAAGAATCTTGGAATTGGAAAACTCGATACAATATTCAATGTCCAAGATTTTGGTTACATGAAAATGGGAGCTACAAATATCGAGCCATGTTTGATAAAATCGACTTACCCCTAGATTGGCCTGTGGAAGTCAATCACTATGAAGCAACAGCTTATTGTCGTTGGCAAGGTAGAGATACTCGTTTAATGAGTGAAGCTGAGTACCATTTAGCAACTTATGCTAATGGTTTGACAGAGAATATAGAAAATTATAATCTCAATTTTAAATTTGGCTCACCTAGTCCCGTTGGGATGTTAGAAAGTACAAAAAGTCATTCTGGATTATATGATTTAAGGGGCAATGTTTGGGAATGGTTGAGTGATAATTTAAACCCACTTGCAGGATATGAGCCTCATTTTCTTTATCAAGATAATTCTGCAATCTTTTTCGATACAAAGCATCAAATGATGTTAGGAGGATGTTGGATAACTAATGGTACAGAAGCTTTAAAATATTACCGTAATTGGTTCCGTCCCAATTTTTATCAGCATTCTGGTTTTCGGATTGTTCAAGATATTTAAACAGAATACTGGGGAACATCCCAATTTAAGCAAGTTTACCAAGATGATAGATTGCCATTGCAAATACTACATTTTGTTAGGCATTCTGCGGGAAGATCGATGGTAATTAGTAATGCAAAATTAAATATACATTTGTCATTGTGAATGGAGCAAAGCGGAATGGTAATAGGCACTTAAACGTAATTACAGCTTATTTTTTACACATTTGTTATGCTCCCAAATATTGAATTTTAGCTTAAGGGTACGGAGATGCAAAATTTTTTTAATTTCTGTTTTGAGAGCGAATTTTATATAAAAATAGCTATTAGTTGCGCGATTGTTCAGCAGGGATTCTATTTTCTGTTAAACAATATTGAGGTCAACTTTATAACGCAAGTACTATTGTACTGGCTCGTTGGTTCTATCTCATTTTATGGTATTGGTATCCTCATTGAGAAAGGGATCAAAAGCAACGATATTTTGAAGGATAAGCTAACTGCAAGGGTCAAGAAAGTCAAAAATCAACCATTTCCTTCCTTTACTCTCAAAGGCATTATTATAGGAGAAATCAAAGCTTTTATATCAGTATTAATAATTCTATATCTAGCACCGGAAGTTCACAGAGGAAATAGCTTAATTTTAAATATTGGATGGTTCTTGATGAGAATAGTTGCTGCTGATTTCTGTTTTTACGTTGCCCATAGGCTATTTCACACAAAAACGTGGCAAAAAATCCATCTTAAACATCATGAATTTCGTGACTCATCAAGTTTCGTTGCTGGGCATAAGAGTTTTCTTGAATATATTATTGTTACCATCACAGACATTTTACCTATTTTTATATTTGGATATGACATCACTCAAATCTGTGCA
This Nostoc sp. KVJ3 DNA region includes the following protein-coding sequences:
- the ovoA gene encoding 5-histidylcysteine sulfoxide synthase; its protein translation is MNSLQSTYPPKLDSCDRQVILDYFENAWQLEDILWKSVIGEDTFYLNPDPLRNHLIFYLGHSAVFYINKLIQVGLLEKRLNPDYEILFEIGVDPAIPEELNEAIAHLEWPQVAQTWEYREQAYSVICEVIKTTPITLPIHPTDPLWALMMGIEHQRIHIETSSMLIRQLPIERVKRPQNWQYAPFNGYTPQNEMIKVAGGVVKLGKAFDDVTYGWDIDYGDRTVEVAPFFASKYLITNSEFIYFVKAGGYENQEYWDEESWNWKTRYNIQCPRFWLHENGSYKYRAMFDKIDLPLDWPVEVNHYEATAYCRWQGRDTRLMSEAEYHLATYANGLTENIENYNLNFKFGSPSPVGMLESTKSHSGLYDLRGNVWEWLSDNLNPLAGYEPHFLYQDNSAIFFDTKHQMMLGGCWITNGTEALKYYRNWFRPNFYQHSGFRIVQDI
- a CDS encoding sterol desaturase family protein; this translates as MQNFFNFCFESEFYIKIAISCAIVQQGFYFLLNNIEVNFITQVLLYWLVGSISFYGIGILIEKGIKSNDILKDKLTARVKKVKNQPFPSFTLKGIIIGEIKAFISVLIILYLAPEVHRGNSLILNIGWFLMRIVAADFCFYVAHRLFHTKTWQKIHLKHHEFRDSSSFVAGHKSFLEYIIVTITDILPIFIFGYDITQICAWSIIGNAYNLEGHSSLSIFFIPSDFHDLHHSCFSGNYGIHGFWDRVFNTLNSPTKKRGIMFPVSLIEYRVIKSSNSIDIPIASTVDITMESIE